One segment of Niabella beijingensis DNA contains the following:
- a CDS encoding DUF5458 family protein codes for MTGNTVHQNEPDRSAAVTGGEPFSGELFLLLAGLIEGVSYLDQEHEARRAVFIQENDFRRERRQLLNRLQLWEVLLGAADDDTSVITDCEKELADLQRIYENGLAHILNQTRTLERAYRAVTAFFMNTEKDILSNISFVNAGLEQLKETEHPVFIDFVREELKKNYDRLDLRDHYSLLVVPGYLGAKVIVDTWAKLAHENKVMLVTDFEHLDEPDDVMELFDRVQHAGGEKFLSSVMMTCNWLIARGRYVNIEEEDLYMPPSAALAGKLYHIQMSQVAAGKKFGMLKGVNGVAFELKKSEVANLEKMSLIPMVKEQGSVIAFSAKTLFSGDNMGLQTYSVVRVFDYVTKVLIDFLNRRAFENFNANTRRELMTQLVMFLDSISGPRKLVENFTIRRFEQDAVKKDNIHLDIFMKPYFPAKNFLIKMEGQKNDGGNSWDTDYDDS; via the coding sequence ATGACAGGCAATACAGTACATCAGAATGAGCCGGACCGGTCTGCAGCAGTTACGGGTGGGGAACCGTTTTCCGGTGAGCTGTTCTTATTGCTTGCCGGGCTTATTGAAGGTGTGTCCTACCTGGATCAGGAACACGAGGCGCGCCGTGCTGTTTTTATACAGGAGAATGATTTCCGGCGGGAGCGGAGGCAGCTGCTGAATCGGCTGCAGCTCTGGGAGGTGCTGCTGGGTGCAGCAGACGATGATACATCGGTGATAACTGATTGTGAAAAAGAGCTGGCGGACCTGCAGCGTATTTATGAAAATGGCCTGGCGCATATCCTGAACCAGACAAGAACACTGGAAAGGGCATACCGTGCTGTGACCGCCTTCTTTATGAATACAGAAAAAGATATCCTGTCCAATATTTCTTTTGTGAATGCCGGCCTGGAGCAGCTGAAAGAAACAGAGCACCCGGTCTTTATTGATTTTGTCCGGGAGGAACTTAAGAAGAACTACGACCGCCTGGATCTGCGGGATCATTACAGTCTGCTCGTTGTTCCCGGATACCTTGGAGCTAAGGTGATCGTAGACACCTGGGCAAAGCTGGCACATGAGAACAAGGTAATGCTGGTGACGGACTTTGAGCATCTTGATGAGCCGGATGATGTGATGGAACTGTTTGACCGTGTACAACACGCAGGGGGTGAAAAATTTCTGTCAAGCGTAATGATGACCTGTAACTGGCTGATCGCACGTGGAAGATATGTGAACATAGAGGAAGAAGATCTTTATATGCCCCCCTCGGCGGCCCTGGCGGGAAAACTGTATCACATACAGATGAGCCAGGTGGCAGCGGGGAAAAAATTCGGGATGCTTAAGGGAGTGAACGGAGTGGCTTTTGAACTGAAAAAAAGCGAGGTCGCCAACCTGGAGAAAATGAGTCTGATCCCGATGGTAAAGGAACAGGGATCCGTTATTGCTTTTTCCGCAAAAACGTTGTTCTCAGGCGACAATATGGGGCTTCAGACCTACTCGGTGGTGCGTGTATTTGATTATGTGACCAAAGTACTGATCGACTTCCTGAACCGCCGTGCATTTGAAAATTTTAATGCGAATACCCGGCGCGAGCTGATGACGCAGCTGGTGATGTTCCTGGACAGCATTTCAGGCCCCCGTAAACTGGTGGAGAATTTTACGATCCGGCGGTTTGAACAGGATGCCGTAAAAAAAGATAACATTCATCTTGATATTTTCATGAAGCCCTATTTCCCGGCCAAGAATTTTCTGATCAAAATGGAGGGGCAAAAGAATGATGGCGGCAACAGCTGGGATACGGATTATGATGACTCGTAG
- the tssD gene encoding type VI secretion system tube protein TssD has protein sequence MSFYAILKISGKTYNVLSAAYDFKKSADQYGKPRVGTDGGLISLTLESSLDTTFIKWMLSPTMTQEGELIFMKRDTKAAMRRVQFSNGYCLNYSETFTGSGENPMTIGLLISCSKMEIDGEAFDKSRFWGNAGSGSAQQRSSAGAGSDSPSGNGVSSFIPD, from the coding sequence ATGTCTTTCTATGCTATTTTAAAAATATCGGGTAAAACCTACAATGTATTAAGCGCCGCGTATGATTTTAAGAAATCAGCGGACCAGTATGGAAAACCACGGGTAGGAACGGATGGCGGATTGATCAGCCTTACCCTGGAATCCTCACTGGATACGACTTTTATCAAATGGATGCTTTCACCCACCATGACACAGGAGGGAGAGCTTATTTTCATGAAGCGGGATACAAAAGCCGCCATGCGAAGGGTGCAGTTCTCGAACGGGTATTGTTTGAACTATTCGGAGACCTTCACCGGCTCCGGCGAAAACCCGATGACCATAGGTCTTCTGATCTCCTGCAGCAAAATGGAGATAGACGGGGAGGCGTTTGATAAATCCCGGTTCTGGGGCAATGCAGGATCCGGTAGCGCACAACAGCGTAGCTCCGCAGGAGCCGGAAGCGACAGCCCGTCGGGAAATGGTGTCAGTTCCTTTATCCCCGATTAA